The following coding sequences are from one Triticum dicoccoides isolate Atlit2015 ecotype Zavitan chromosome 4A, WEW_v2.0, whole genome shotgun sequence window:
- the LOC119285588 gene encoding flocculation protein FLO11-like isoform X4, producing MEGRVAGDVELDSAVFQVSLTKNRYEAIACNGESAEPVASGPFDQLVLHLEEAKNFQSRSSSGSFKLLLAGDAKGSTWFTKSTLERFLHIINSPDASKTANGILQEMSQLEETRKFHDYLQSKEQQNLMGGALTGGLSSTVGKPQQGNIGPNSSVATKNELLRALDLRLSALKEEILVLLSRAVGSKLLNKEVSDLSGFVQHFGTSEFSWLVRCLLLIRDCQPSVLPPHQASTAERKDDALETRDISSQTNIQRPITSNVSPAKLAQVERKMSMESDDSSESTDEDEAVVERSRPLMRSASPRRSASPMRRVQIGRSGSRRSTPIAIKSLSYFPPSQRVALDKDDESSCNGETDQPPRRSDNNVRRMSVQDAISLFEKKQKGENLDSESKKAGLVATKSVLRRWSSGMGDSLNSNTSGEKTSDSTSQSKSNNMASDAEKNEAELQAETDAAPNSVVAPEAGSYDADGHGITVSDMENVVSSHTNISAEQTHSGQESNSDRAMASAEWNRQKEAELNQMLMKMMEVMPGKFAGANVTATGLISASEKKGGLQREKRDTKVRTEKGVKRPAKETSTKLLKESVGQNRAAVTPKTSIITEKRNSPIPQRARRNSSPPVLPKEVISKTPAKKSSPKPSPAPATRSSWSGSLTKATSSTAQKTKNSPGAVSTSAPTSRRRTATASLAPQPISKVEKPLPAVKNKKEPVTATKPAIKGQEDKKTRTATKPSRVAKSSPASEEKSSAMTKSGMYNKVPKKSSVVPVEPKPVKKATGISQGVGSGAVKSKVPQLGDSSKGSGIVTRAEDKEQSPVTTEPTTKKTRARV from the exons ATGGAGGGGAGAGTTGCTGGCGACGTGGAGCTTGATTCTGCAGTGTTCCAAGTGTCATTGACCAAGAACAG GTATGAGGCAATTGCTTGTAATGGAGAGAGTGCCGAACCAGTAGCATCTGGTCCTTTCGACCAACTAGTCCTGCACTTGGAAGAAGCCAAAAATTTCCAATCACGTTCATCAAGTGGCTCTTTTAAGCTGTTATTGGCTGGGGATGCAAAAGGCTCTACCTGGTTCACAAAATCCACCTTAGAGAG ATTTCTACATATCATAAATTCGCCTGATGCATCCAAAACGGCGAATGGAATTTTACAGGAAATGTCTCAGCTGGAGGAAACTAGAAAGTTTCATGATTATCTACAGTCCAAG GAACAACAAAATCTTATGGGTGGTGCTTTGACAG GTGGTCTCTCCAGCACCGTTGGCAAACCACAGCAG GGAAATATTGGCCCAAACTCCTCAGTGGCTACAAA GAATGAGTTACTTCGAGCACTGGATTTGAGGCTATCAGCACTGAAAGAAGAAATCTTGGTATTATTGAGTCGAGCAGTTGGCTCTAAGTTGTTGAATAAAGAAGTATCAGATTTGTCTGGTTTTGTTCAGCATTTTGGGACATCAGAGTTTAG TTGGTTGGTGAGGTGCCTACTGTTGATCCGGGATTGCCAGCCCTCTGTGCTACCCCCACACCAAGCTTCTACTGCTGAGAGAAAGGATGATGCACTTGAGACTCGTGATATCAGTTCCCAAACCAATATCCAAAGGCCTATCACCAGTAATGTTTCCCCAGCAAAGCTTGCACAAGTTGAACGTAAAATGTCAATGGAAAGCGACGATTCCTCTGAGTCCACCGATGAAGATGAAGCTGTTGTTGAAAGAAGCCGCCCCCTTATGAGATCTGCTTCTCCTAGGAGGTCTGCTTCTCCAATGCGAAGGGTTCAAATTGGGAGATCAGGATCTCGTAGGTCAACGCCAATTGCCATCAAGAGCCTAAGTTACTTCCCTCCTAGCCAGAGAGTTGCTTTGGATAAAGATGATGAAAGCAGCTGCAATGGTGAAACAGACCAGCCACCAAGGAGATCCGACAATAATGTAAGAAGAATGAGCGTGCAAGATGCGATTAGCCTTTTCGAGAAGAAGCAGAAGGGTGAGAATCTGGATTCTGAAAGTAAGAAAGCCGGCTTGGTCGCGACCAAATCTGTACTGCGTCGGTGGAGTTCAGGAATGGGTGACTCTTTGAACAGCAATACATCGGGAGAAAAGACCTCAGATTCTACCTCTCAAAGCAAATCTAACAATATGGCATCTGATGCAGAGAAGAATGAAGCTGAATTACAGGCTGAGACAGATGCAGCGCCAAACAGTGTAGTTGCACCTGAGGCAGGAAGTTACGATGCTGATGGCCATGGCATCACAGTGTCGGACATGGAAAATGTGGTCTCATCCCACACTAACATTTCTGCTGAACAAACACATTCTGGGCAGGAGTCAAACAGTGATAGGGCAATGGCCTCTGCTGAGTGGAATCGCCAGAAGGAAGCCGAACTTAATCAGATGTTAATGAAAATGATGGAGGTCATGCCTGGGAAGTTTGCAGGCGCCAATGTAACTGCTACCGGGCTCATTTCTGCAAGTGAGAAGAAAGGCGGACTTCAAAGAGAGAAGCGAGACACGAAGGTTCGAACAGAGAAAGGTGTAAAGCGACCAGCAAAGGAGACGAGCACCAAGCTCTTGAAGGAATCCGTTGGGCAGAACAGAGCAGCAGTTACCCCCAAGACTAGCATCATAACAGAGAAGCGCAACTCACCTATTCCACAAAGGGCAAGGAGAAATTCATCACCTCCAGTCTTGCCAAAGGAAGTGATCTCAAAGACACCAGCAAAAAAAAGTTCCCCCAAACCATCACCTGCACCAGCTACCCGTAGTTCATGGTCAGGATCTTTGACTAAAGCAACAAGTAGTACTGCACAGAAAACTAAAAACTCTCCTGGAGCAGTTTCAACATCGGCACCAACTAGCCGGAGAAGGACCGCGACAGCATCCTTGGCACCTCAGCCGATTTCAAAGGTGGAGAAACCCCTTCCAGCAGTGAAGAACAAGAAGGAACCTGTGACTGCGACAAAGCCAGCCATTAAGGGGCAGGAAGATAAGAAGACAAGGACAGCAACAAAGCCGAGCAGAGTGGCAAAAAGTTCACCTGCATCAGAAGAAAAATCAAGTGCAATGACAAAGTCAGGCATGTATAACAAGGTCCCAAAGAAAAGCAGTGTTGTACCAGTAGAACCCAAACCCGTGAAGAAAGCCACTGGGATTAGTCAAGGTGTTGGTTCTGGTGCTGTTAAGAGTAAAGTGCCGCAGCTTGGTGATTCTTCAAAGGGCAGTGGAATTGTTACCCGTGCGGAAGATAAGGAGCAATCTCCTGTGACAACCGAGCCAACTACCAAG AAAACCCGGGCTCGAGTTTAA